One region of Polynucleobacter sp. MWH-Aus1W21 genomic DNA includes:
- a CDS encoding TetR/AcrR family transcriptional regulator encodes MLDTRSTSTTLSTESKKGLITKSMILQAALEIASKSGLEGITIGHLADSVSMSKSGVFAHFGSREELQIEVIRKYYQYFADSVFAPALTKPKGLPRLRQMIDAWLKISVGENTSSCFFIAGAAEFDDRPGIVRDELVRSVEDWRSALLRSIKESIAAGHLKKTVVPQEMLFHLYSIVLGAHHDSRFLQNPKSLVLANKLIKNIFLNHQATTK; translated from the coding sequence ATGCTTGATACAAGGTCTACCTCAACGACTTTATCTACTGAGTCCAAAAAAGGTTTAATTACAAAGTCAATGATTTTGCAAGCCGCCCTTGAGATTGCGAGCAAATCAGGCTTGGAAGGAATCACTATTGGTCATCTGGCTGACTCCGTTAGCATGAGCAAGAGTGGTGTTTTTGCCCACTTCGGCTCCCGCGAAGAGCTTCAGATTGAAGTAATACGCAAGTACTACCAATATTTTGCCGATAGCGTTTTTGCACCTGCACTCACCAAACCTAAAGGATTGCCTCGTTTACGTCAAATGATTGATGCCTGGCTAAAGATAAGCGTTGGCGAAAATACATCTAGCTGCTTCTTTATTGCTGGCGCCGCTGAATTTGATGATCGCCCTGGAATCGTTCGTGATGAATTGGTTCGTAGCGTTGAAGATTGGCGCTCCGCCCTTCTTCGCTCCATCAAAGAATCCATTGCAGCTGGCCACCTCAAGAAAACCGTTGTTCCACAAGAAATGCTCTTTCATCTCTACAGCATTGTGTTAGGAGCGCATCACGATTCAAGATTTCTGCAAAACCCAAAGAGCTTGGTACTAGCAAATAAGCTCATTAAGAATATTTTTCTCAATCACCAAGCAACCACCAAATAA
- a CDS encoding outer membrane protein, producing MKTVKISALVLAMAGAFATSANAQSAKVNPWEGAYGQVEVGYATVTPTINNGTANVPGLPLTANTTASNVNNLNTGVAVLALGYNFAVDKSWLVGLGASYAPGASSSATGQLNVNAPVNPALGPLSGRTLSSTVANYQMKNSYSITVNPGYAFDKDKMAYMMLGYAGTTVGLSSPVIAYNTVNLTGYTVGLGYKQMVTNSLYMLGEVKYASFGQATASTTSTNGVAISQPVSANAAEILIGVGYRF from the coding sequence ATGAAAACAGTAAAGATTAGCGCCTTAGTTTTAGCTATGGCCGGTGCTTTTGCAACAAGTGCTAACGCTCAGTCAGCAAAAGTAAACCCATGGGAAGGTGCTTATGGTCAAGTTGAAGTGGGATATGCCACTGTAACCCCTACTATTAATAATGGCACCGCAAATGTGCCAGGCCTCCCGTTAACGGCAAACACAACTGCATCAAATGTTAACAACTTGAATACTGGTGTAGCTGTTCTTGCTCTTGGCTATAACTTTGCAGTCGATAAGTCATGGTTAGTTGGCCTTGGTGCCTCATATGCTCCAGGAGCAAGTTCATCAGCTACAGGTCAACTTAATGTCAATGCTCCAGTAAATCCTGCTCTTGGGCCATTGAGTGGTAGAACTTTGTCTAGCACGGTAGCCAACTACCAAATGAAGAATAGTTATTCCATTACCGTAAATCCCGGCTATGCCTTTGATAAGGATAAGATGGCCTATATGATGTTGGGGTATGCTGGTACAACCGTTGGTTTATCTAGCCCAGTTATTGCTTACAACACAGTTAACCTAACTGGTTACACCGTTGGTCTTGGTTATAAGCAAATGGTTACCAACTCACTCTATATGCTCGGCGAAGTTAAGTATGCCTCCTTCGGTCAAGCAACTGCGTCTACAACCTCAACCAATGGCGTTGCTATCTCTCAACCAGTTAGCGCAAATGCTGCTGAAATTCTCATCGGTGTAGGCTACCGTTTCTAA
- a CDS encoding transporter: MAFLYQNANAQEIEARQYSNAPIGINFVTGGIAQARGGSYRLTTEAVNLTRIVDVFGQSGRISLLLPYAQLTGSGSVGSQNINASAEGLSDPVIKVSANLYGAPALSLDEFKGYQQDLIIGTSLAASIPWGKYNSDQMLNVGANRSLIQPGIGASQAIGPWRLELAGMATIYTSNNNFLGGKTLSQNPMYSTESHVIYYFKNTAWISADATYYIGGQSYVNGSPINGSQENWRFGSTLSYPINKQNSIRLTGSKGVYSKTNNSYDALGVSWQYRWGGGL, translated from the coding sequence TTGGCATTCCTTTACCAGAACGCTAATGCCCAAGAAATTGAAGCGCGCCAGTATTCAAATGCGCCGATTGGAATTAACTTTGTGACCGGCGGTATTGCTCAAGCAAGGGGCGGCTCCTATAGACTCACAACCGAAGCGGTAAATCTCACACGCATTGTCGATGTTTTTGGGCAGTCAGGCAGGATTAGTCTATTACTGCCATATGCGCAACTGACAGGCTCAGGAAGCGTAGGATCCCAGAACATAAATGCTTCCGCCGAGGGATTGTCCGACCCTGTTATTAAAGTCTCCGCCAATTTATACGGCGCACCAGCTCTTTCCTTAGATGAGTTTAAGGGCTATCAACAAGATCTCATTATTGGGACCAGTCTTGCCGCATCCATCCCTTGGGGCAAGTACAACAGTGACCAGATGCTAAATGTAGGCGCCAATCGCTCCCTTATCCAGCCAGGTATTGGCGCGTCCCAAGCCATTGGTCCTTGGCGTCTAGAGCTTGCTGGAATGGCAACGATCTACACCAGCAACAATAACTTCTTGGGTGGCAAAACACTATCTCAAAATCCTATGTACTCAACTGAATCCCATGTGATTTACTACTTTAAGAATACGGCCTGGATTTCCGCAGATGCAACTTACTACATAGGGGGGCAATCCTATGTGAATGGATCGCCAATCAACGGATCTCAGGAAAATTGGCGCTTTGGTAGCACCCTGTCTTACCCAATCAATAAACAGAATTCAATTCGGCTAACGGGCAGCAAAGGCGTCTATTCCAAAACCAACAATAGCTATGACGCTCTAGGCGTCTCTTGGCAATATCGCTGGGGCGGCGGACTATAG
- a CDS encoding nitronate monooxygenase family protein, with protein sequence MSHIPKILQGLRLPIISAPMFTVSYPELVLAQCKAGIVGSFPALNARPQEMLDDWLSQIQSELSDFQGKNPNAKVGPLAVNQIVHVSNARLEQDMHSCVKHRIPIYITSLRAPVKEIIDAVHSYGGIVLHDVINIRHAEKALEAGVDGLILVAAGAGGHAGSLSPFALVGEVRKLFKGPLVLSGSISTGDAVLASQAMGADFAYMGTRFIASQEAHASEQYKQAIVNAQAVDIVYTDHFTGIHGNYIKQSIVNAGLDPANLPEGDPQAFAKLSQAGKDSSSAKAWKDIWGAGQGVGLIDSVPTVAQIIDQLEQEYQAAKKRIFA encoded by the coding sequence ATGAGCCACATCCCCAAAATATTGCAAGGACTTCGATTGCCGATCATCTCGGCGCCGATGTTTACTGTGAGTTATCCAGAATTAGTTCTTGCCCAATGCAAGGCTGGAATTGTGGGTTCGTTCCCAGCCTTAAATGCCAGGCCTCAAGAGATGTTGGATGATTGGTTAAGTCAAATTCAAAGCGAGTTGTCTGATTTTCAGGGAAAAAATCCCAATGCAAAGGTTGGACCTCTGGCGGTTAATCAAATTGTTCATGTATCCAATGCGCGCCTTGAGCAAGATATGCATTCTTGTGTAAAGCACCGTATACCGATTTACATTACCAGCTTACGGGCTCCTGTAAAAGAAATTATTGATGCTGTGCACAGCTACGGCGGCATTGTCTTGCATGATGTGATCAATATTCGTCATGCAGAAAAGGCTTTAGAAGCAGGTGTCGATGGCTTAATCTTGGTAGCTGCAGGTGCTGGCGGTCACGCAGGCAGTCTGTCGCCATTTGCACTGGTTGGAGAGGTTAGAAAGTTATTTAAGGGGCCGCTCGTACTTTCTGGGTCAATCTCAACTGGTGATGCGGTATTGGCTTCACAAGCGATGGGCGCCGACTTTGCTTATATGGGGACACGCTTTATTGCCAGCCAAGAGGCACATGCTAGTGAGCAATACAAGCAAGCCATTGTGAATGCTCAAGCAGTAGACATTGTGTATACCGACCATTTCACGGGTATACATGGCAACTATATTAAGCAGAGCATCGTTAATGCCGGTCTTGATCCAGCCAATTTGCCAGAAGGTGATCCGCAGGCGTTTGCCAAGCTCTCGCAAGCGGGCAAGGATAGCTCTAGCGCTAAAGCTTGGAAGGATATTTGGGGTGCGGGCCAGGGCGTAGGCCTCATAGATAGCGTACCCACTGTAGCGCAGATCATTGATCAGCTAGAGCAAGAGTATCAGGCGGCGAAGAAACGCATATTCGCCTAG
- a CDS encoding DUF4442 domain-containing protein translates to MNIWPPFLGAGITVENIANDFRYAKVRLKHGLLNRNIVGVHFGGSLFAMTDPFFMMMVSQNIGKGYIVWDQAAKIEFLKPGKGAVDATFELTQTQINEIIVAAESGNKVLKDFVVDIKDRDEDVVARITKTLYIRKKIKRD, encoded by the coding sequence ATGAATATATGGCCTCCTTTTCTAGGTGCCGGCATTACCGTAGAAAATATTGCTAATGATTTTCGCTATGCCAAGGTTCGTTTAAAACATGGACTCTTGAATCGCAATATCGTGGGTGTTCATTTTGGCGGCAGCCTCTTTGCGATGACTGATCCCTTCTTCATGATGATGGTGTCTCAAAATATTGGCAAAGGCTACATTGTTTGGGATCAAGCCGCCAAAATTGAGTTTTTAAAACCCGGTAAGGGAGCTGTGGATGCAACCTTTGAGCTCACTCAGACGCAAATAAATGAAATTATTGTTGCCGCAGAGTCCGGCAACAAGGTATTGAAGGATTTTGTAGTGGATATAAAAGATCGAGATGAAGATGTCGTGGCACGTATCACGAAGACGCTCTATATACGCAAAAAGATCAAGAGAGACTAA
- a CDS encoding long-chain-fatty-acid--CoA ligase, which yields MVNPSKPWLKNYPEGVPHDVDISEYDSLLDMFEESFERFPNRQACEYLGKFLTYRELDQHSRHFAAYLQSLGLEAGSRVAIMLPNVMQFQIAMLGVLRAGFVVVNVNPLYTARELEYQLKDSGASALIVLENFAHVYQQIAANVPLKKTIVTSMGEMIGIKGAIVNFVVRKVKKLVPAWKLPGHILFVEALNEGSRHQWNRPNATLNDIAFLQYTGGTTGLSKGAILLHKNILSNVIQTDLWLEPGLKRKQVDQLVFLCALPLYHIFALTACALMGMRKGGLLILVPNPRDFDGFIKLLKNHPEINIFPGVNTLFNALMHKPEFASVKFPNILATIGGGMAMQKVVADQWQKMTGAPIAEGYGLSETSPVACVNSPLIESFTGYIGLPVSGTEVVILGDDGIEVPFGTPGEICIRGPQVMAGYWNKPEETKNVMTADGFFKSGDIGIMNADGLTKIVDRKKDMVLVSGFNVYPNEVEEVLSLIPGVLECAVIGVPDEDSGEAVKAFVVKQDPDLTEGAILAYCKENLTNYKRPKHIVFRNDLPKTNVGKILRRELRDL from the coding sequence ATGGTTAACCCCTCTAAACCTTGGTTAAAAAACTATCCTGAGGGTGTGCCTCATGATGTGGATATTTCAGAATATGATTCTTTACTGGACATGTTTGAGGAATCCTTTGAGCGTTTTCCAAACCGCCAAGCATGTGAGTATCTAGGTAAGTTTTTGACTTATCGCGAGCTTGATCAGCACTCCAGACATTTTGCCGCCTACTTACAAAGTTTGGGCTTAGAGGCAGGGTCTCGAGTGGCAATCATGCTGCCTAATGTGATGCAGTTTCAGATTGCCATGTTGGGTGTATTGCGTGCGGGTTTTGTTGTGGTCAATGTCAATCCACTATATACAGCACGTGAGCTCGAGTATCAACTTAAAGATAGCGGTGCTTCAGCTCTCATCGTTCTTGAAAACTTTGCACACGTCTATCAGCAAATTGCTGCAAATGTACCTTTAAAGAAAACTATTGTCACATCAATGGGTGAGATGATTGGCATTAAAGGTGCAATCGTTAACTTTGTTGTGCGAAAAGTTAAAAAGCTTGTACCCGCATGGAAATTGCCTGGCCACATTTTGTTTGTCGAGGCTTTAAATGAGGGTAGTCGCCACCAGTGGAATAGACCCAATGCAACTCTAAATGACATTGCTTTCTTGCAATACACGGGCGGTACTACAGGTTTGTCTAAAGGCGCTATTCTGCTTCATAAAAATATTCTGTCCAACGTTATTCAGACGGACTTATGGTTAGAGCCAGGATTGAAACGTAAACAGGTAGACCAGCTAGTCTTTTTGTGCGCATTACCGCTTTATCACATCTTTGCTTTAACAGCATGTGCGCTTATGGGTATGCGCAAGGGCGGCCTCTTAATCTTGGTACCTAATCCACGTGACTTTGATGGCTTTATTAAGTTATTAAAGAACCATCCTGAGATCAATATCTTCCCAGGTGTTAATACTTTATTTAATGCCTTGATGCATAAACCAGAATTTGCATCTGTAAAGTTCCCTAATATTTTGGCCACCATCGGCGGTGGTATGGCCATGCAAAAGGTGGTTGCTGATCAGTGGCAAAAAATGACTGGCGCTCCCATTGCTGAAGGCTATGGCCTGTCTGAGACTTCTCCGGTAGCCTGTGTCAATTCTCCCTTAATTGAGAGTTTTACTGGTTACATTGGATTACCAGTATCCGGTACTGAAGTCGTTATATTGGGCGATGATGGCATAGAGGTGCCATTTGGAACTCCAGGTGAGATCTGTATTCGGGGTCCACAGGTGATGGCTGGTTATTGGAATAAGCCCGAAGAAACCAAGAATGTGATGACGGCAGACGGATTCTTTAAGTCGGGCGATATCGGCATCATGAATGCAGATGGTCTAACAAAGATTGTGGATCGCAAAAAGGATATGGTGCTAGTTTCTGGTTTTAATGTGTATCCAAATGAAGTGGAAGAAGTGTTATCTCTTATTCCTGGTGTATTAGAATGCGCGGTCATTGGTGTGCCCGATGAAGATTCTGGTGAGGCTGTAAAAGCGTTTGTTGTTAAGCAGGACCCTGACTTAACGGAAGGGGCTATCTTGGCATACTGTAAAGAAAACCTTACCAACTATAAGCGTCCTAAGCATATCGTCTTCCGGAATGATTTACCAAAGACCAATGTAGGCAAGATATTAAGGCGTGAGCTCAGGGACCTATGA
- a CDS encoding acyl-CoA dehydrogenase C-terminal domain-containing protein, giving the protein MPQYNPPLRDIQFVIHELLDAGKEFSTLPAYQDVDKDTMNQIIEEAGKFASEIAFPLNQIGDKEGCTRHADGSVTTPTGFKQAYEQYVAGGWPALSCDPEYGGQGLPQLLNTVLYETLNSANQSWTMYPGLSHGAYECLHAHGTDEQKKTYLEKLVSGQWTGTMCLTEPHCGTDLGLLKTKAEPQTDGTYAITGTKIFISSGDHDLAENIVHLVLARLPDSPIGSKGISLFAVPKFQIGADGSIGKPNAVSCGSLEHKMGIHGNATCVMNFDGAIGTLVGEPHKGLNAMFVMMNAARLGVGMQSLGLTEVAYQNSVVYAKERLQMRSLTGAKAPEKVADPIIVHPDVRRMLLTQRAYAEAGRAFSYWVALMIDTELNHPDEKVRKETGEMVALLTPIIKAFLTDNAFEATNEGMQVFGGHGYIAEWGMEQYVRDARINMIYEGTNTIQSLDLLGRKVLGDMGKKLTKFGKIIEKFIEDEGVRKEMQEFIDPLSDIAVKVEKLTKEIGMKAMMNHEEVGAAAVPYLRVVGHLIYSYLFARMAKIALANKSSNDPFYQAKLATARFYFDKLLPETAMLIRQARAGSKSLMAMPADFF; this is encoded by the coding sequence ATGCCTCAATACAACCCACCTCTACGCGATATTCAATTTGTGATTCATGAACTACTAGATGCTGGTAAAGAGTTTTCTACTCTGCCCGCTTATCAAGATGTTGATAAAGACACAATGAATCAAATCATCGAGGAAGCTGGTAAGTTCGCTAGCGAAATTGCCTTCCCTTTAAATCAGATTGGCGATAAGGAAGGCTGTACACGCCATGCTGATGGATCGGTAACAACACCCACTGGTTTTAAGCAAGCTTATGAGCAATATGTTGCTGGTGGCTGGCCAGCCCTATCCTGCGATCCCGAGTATGGCGGGCAAGGATTGCCGCAATTACTCAATACCGTTCTTTATGAAACCCTGAACTCAGCAAATCAATCTTGGACGATGTATCCAGGCTTATCTCATGGTGCATATGAATGCCTACACGCTCATGGAACTGATGAGCAGAAGAAAACCTATCTTGAGAAATTAGTTTCTGGTCAGTGGACTGGAACGATGTGCTTAACTGAGCCTCATTGCGGCACAGACCTGGGTTTACTTAAGACCAAAGCTGAACCGCAGACTGACGGCACTTACGCCATTACTGGAACCAAGATCTTTATCTCTAGCGGAGATCATGATCTTGCTGAAAATATCGTTCATCTTGTTCTTGCGCGATTGCCTGACTCACCTATCGGCAGCAAAGGCATCTCCTTATTCGCTGTGCCGAAGTTTCAGATTGGTGCAGATGGGTCGATTGGAAAACCTAACGCTGTTTCATGTGGGTCTCTTGAGCACAAGATGGGTATCCATGGCAATGCCACTTGCGTTATGAACTTTGATGGCGCAATTGGAACATTGGTTGGCGAGCCTCATAAAGGTTTAAATGCCATGTTTGTCATGATGAATGCAGCACGCCTTGGAGTTGGTATGCAAAGCCTAGGATTAACTGAGGTTGCTTATCAAAACTCGGTTGTCTATGCAAAAGAGCGTTTACAGATGCGCAGCCTCACTGGAGCGAAAGCACCTGAAAAGGTAGCAGATCCGATTATTGTTCATCCCGATGTACGCAGAATGTTATTGACCCAACGAGCCTACGCAGAAGCCGGGAGAGCATTCTCCTACTGGGTAGCCCTCATGATCGATACCGAACTCAATCATCCAGATGAAAAAGTTCGCAAAGAAACGGGTGAGATGGTTGCTTTACTCACTCCAATTATTAAAGCATTCTTGACTGATAACGCTTTTGAAGCCACCAATGAAGGCATGCAGGTATTTGGTGGTCACGGTTACATTGCTGAATGGGGCATGGAGCAGTATGTGCGTGACGCTCGCATCAATATGATCTATGAAGGCACCAATACGATTCAATCACTGGATCTTTTGGGTCGAAAAGTACTTGGTGATATGGGTAAAAAACTTACCAAATTTGGAAAAATTATCGAAAAGTTCATTGAGGATGAAGGCGTCCGCAAGGAGATGCAAGAATTTATTGACCCTCTTTCTGATATCGCCGTTAAAGTTGAAAAACTCACCAAAGAGATTGGCATGAAGGCCATGATGAATCACGAAGAAGTAGGAGCTGCTGCCGTTCCCTACCTACGTGTAGTGGGTCATCTGATTTACTCCTATTTATTTGCACGCATGGCCAAAATTGCACTCGCCAATAAATCTAGCAACGATCCTTTTTATCAAGCGAAATTGGCCACTGCCCGCTTTTACTTTGACAAACTCCTGCCTGAGACTGCGATGCTGATTCGTCAAGCACGCGCCGGCTCCAAATCATTGATGGCAATGCCAGCTGATTTTTTCTGA
- a CDS encoding 1-acyl-sn-glycerol-3-phosphate acyltransferase, with amino-acid sequence MLWLRSLLFYLFGFTSVTIYATAIILVIPFTSTRTRYNMGVSWCRLIQKVLYLLCGIESQVKGLENIPKDSNKPLIVLGKHQSAWETFVYPSIFPKELCFVFKRELLYVPFFGWALASLHMIHINRGDRENAREAVSAQGKVVLKEGRWIAIFPEGTRTPRGSFKPYRKGGVRLAISTQTDILPVAQNSGAIWPRKTFLKHPGLITLSIGPVISVQGKSEEQLQMEVEAWIEGEMHRLDPPAYTQ; translated from the coding sequence ATTCTTTGGCTACGCTCACTACTGTTTTATCTATTTGGCTTTACTTCAGTCACCATTTATGCGACTGCGATTATTTTGGTTATTCCGTTTACTAGTACTCGCACGCGCTACAACATGGGTGTTAGTTGGTGCCGTCTAATACAAAAAGTTTTGTATTTACTATGTGGCATTGAGTCTCAAGTTAAGGGATTGGAAAATATTCCAAAAGATTCTAATAAGCCATTAATTGTTCTGGGCAAGCACCAATCAGCCTGGGAAACTTTTGTTTACCCATCCATTTTTCCAAAAGAGCTTTGTTTTGTCTTTAAAAGAGAGCTTTTGTATGTGCCCTTTTTTGGGTGGGCTTTAGCTTCTTTACACATGATTCACATTAATCGAGGAGATCGAGAAAATGCCAGAGAAGCAGTATCCGCCCAAGGCAAGGTAGTTTTAAAAGAGGGCAGATGGATTGCCATTTTTCCAGAGGGTACGCGGACACCACGCGGATCTTTTAAGCCTTACCGTAAAGGTGGCGTGCGTCTCGCTATCAGTACTCAAACAGATATTCTTCCGGTCGCTCAGAACTCAGGTGCTATTTGGCCCAGAAAGACATTTCTCAAGCATCCTGGACTGATCACATTGTCCATCGGACCAGTGATTTCTGTTCAAGGAAAATCTGAGGAGCAACTGCAGATGGAGGTTGAGGCTTGGATTGAGGGTGAAATGCACCGACTAGATCCACCTGCATACACACAGTAA
- a CDS encoding IlvD/Edd family dehydratase, which translates to MSNKPKDPAESGLRKGLTSYGDKGFSLFLRKAFIKGAGYTNSALDRPVIGIINTGSAYNPCHGNMPQLLEAVKRGVMLAGGLPMEFPTISIHESFAAPTSMYLRNLMSMDTEEMLRAQPMDAVVMIGGCDKTVPAQMMGAASAGLPAIQLITGSMLTGSHRSERVGACTDCRRYWGKFRAGEIDEAEKDEVNDQLVASVGTCSVMGTASTMACISEALGMTVPGGATPPAVTADRIRVAEETGTCAVKMAKEGLTIDKVLTADAFENAMRVLLAIGGSTNGIVHLAAIAGRMGLEIDLDALDRMGNETPVLVDLKPSGDHYMENFHDAGGMTTLLRELKPLLKLNAMTVSGKTLGEEIDAAPPSFKQDVVRAFDKPIYPRGSIAVLHGNLAPGGAIIKQSAANEKLMEHEGRAVVFEDAADLANRIDSPELDVTADDILVLKNIGPKGAPGMPEAGYIPIPMKLARAGVKDIVRISDGRMSGTAFGTIVLHVTPESAIGGPLAQVRNGDKIRLSVKNREISLLISDEELAQRMKDNPITPPTAERGYKKLFLDTVTQADQGVDFDFLRAAKMVGKTPTSK; encoded by the coding sequence ATGAGTAATAAACCAAAAGATCCAGCAGAGAGCGGTTTACGCAAAGGCTTAACTAGCTACGGCGATAAAGGATTCTCTTTATTTTTGCGCAAAGCTTTTATAAAAGGTGCCGGCTACACCAATAGCGCCTTAGATCGCCCAGTCATTGGCATCATTAATACTGGTAGCGCATACAACCCCTGTCACGGCAATATGCCGCAACTGCTTGAAGCGGTAAAACGTGGCGTCATGTTAGCCGGCGGCTTGCCAATGGAATTTCCAACTATCTCCATTCATGAAAGTTTTGCAGCGCCTACCAGCATGTATTTGCGCAATTTGATGTCAATGGATACCGAAGAAATGTTGCGTGCACAGCCGATGGATGCAGTCGTCATGATTGGTGGTTGCGATAAAACCGTCCCTGCACAAATGATGGGGGCCGCTTCTGCCGGACTGCCGGCCATACAATTAATTACCGGATCCATGTTAACCGGCTCACATCGTAGTGAGCGCGTAGGAGCCTGTACTGATTGCCGCCGTTATTGGGGTAAGTTCCGCGCCGGTGAAATTGATGAAGCAGAAAAAGATGAAGTGAATGATCAGCTAGTTGCTAGCGTTGGCACTTGTTCTGTCATGGGTACCGCTAGTACTATGGCTTGCATCTCTGAAGCACTTGGCATGACCGTACCAGGTGGCGCTACACCCCCAGCAGTAACCGCTGATCGCATCCGTGTCGCCGAAGAAACAGGTACTTGTGCAGTAAAAATGGCCAAGGAAGGCCTAACCATCGACAAAGTACTTACTGCAGATGCATTTGAAAATGCCATGCGTGTTTTGCTAGCTATCGGTGGTTCAACGAATGGTATTGTTCACCTTGCCGCCATCGCAGGGCGTATGGGATTAGAGATTGACTTAGACGCCCTCGATAGAATGGGAAATGAGACTCCGGTTCTGGTTGACCTTAAGCCATCTGGTGATCATTACATGGAAAATTTCCATGATGCAGGAGGGATGACAACCTTACTCCGCGAACTCAAGCCGTTGTTAAAACTGAATGCCATGACGGTATCCGGCAAAACTCTTGGCGAAGAAATTGATGCTGCACCGCCGAGCTTTAAACAAGATGTGGTTCGTGCATTTGATAAGCCAATTTATCCTCGTGGGAGCATTGCAGTATTGCACGGCAATCTTGCTCCTGGTGGCGCCATTATCAAACAGTCAGCAGCCAATGAAAAACTTATGGAGCATGAAGGTCGCGCCGTAGTCTTTGAAGATGCCGCTGATTTAGCCAACCGCATTGATAGCCCTGAATTGGACGTTACCGCTGATGACATATTGGTACTTAAAAACATCGGGCCTAAAGGCGCCCCTGGCATGCCCGAGGCAGGCTATATTCCTATTCCGATGAAATTAGCTCGGGCAGGCGTCAAAGATATCGTACGTATCTCCGATGGACGCATGAGCGGCACCGCCTTTGGAACGATTGTGTTGCACGTTACACCTGAATCCGCCATTGGCGGACCACTGGCTCAAGTGCGCAATGGCGATAAAATTCGATTAAGCGTAAAAAATCGTGAGATTAGCCTATTAATATCCGATGAAGAATTAGCTCAGCGTATGAAAGATAACCCTATTACCCCTCCAACTGCAGAGCGTGGATATAAGAAACTGTTTTTGGATACCGTTACCCAAGCAGATCAAGGCGTAGACTTTGATTTCTTGAGAGCAGCCAAAATGGTTGGCAAAACCCCAACATCAAAATAG